The sequence CGACCCGGGTGTTACTCAGGGTCGGGGTGACGCACAGGTCCGACTGCGCCAGGCGTCCGCTCTTGAGCACGGTGAACGTCTGGGCCGGGGTCTGGTTGCAGTCCCACAGCCCGATCGCGCCGCTGCGGTTGTCGACGCACCAGCTACCGCTCGGGTGCGGGATGCTCCCGCTCACCACGGGCGATGCGGTGGGCACCGGGGTGGTGGGCGTCGGGGTGCTGGTGGGCGTGGGGTCCGGGGTCGGCGACGCGGTCGGCCCGGCGGTGGGTGTCACCGTCGGGGACGGTGAGGGGGTCGCGTCCTTCGTCGTGGGCAGCTTCCACTGCTGGAGGGTGCCACCGTCACACGTGGCCAGGCTGAACTGCTTCTCGTAGTCCAGTGCCGGGGCGGTCAGGCAGAGACCCGAGGCCTTCTCGACCAGGGCCGTGCCCTTCTGCGTCCAGGAGGCGGCCGTGGCGCACTCACCCACGACGATCTTGGTGCCGTCCGCCGTCATGCAGACACCCTTGACCTCGAGGGTGCCGTCGTCGCCGACGGTCCAGAGCTGGGTGTTGCTCTGGGCGTCGCAGCGCCACACCACGATCGGGTTCCCGGCGTCGGTCTTACCGTAGTAGTCGTCCGCGCACCAGCCCGAGGGGCCGCTGATGAGACCGTCGGTGACCTTCCAGGAGAACGCCTTCGTCGCCGTGACGCCGGTGCTCCCGGTCGCCGTGACGTTCACGGTGGCGGTGGCCTGGTGGGTGTCCGGGGTACCGGTGATCAGCCCGGAGGTGCGGTTGATCACGAGGCCCTTCGGCAGCCCGGTCGCCGCGTAGGTGAACGTCGTCGAGGTGCTGGTGCTGGTGGCGCGCACCCGCAGGCTGGCCGCCCGCCCGACGATGGTCACCTGGTCGCCCGGGGCGGTCAGGGTCACCGAGTCGGGGATCCCGGTCGGCAGTTTCCACTGCTGCCCGGCCGCATCCGTGCAGGCGGCCCGGGTGAGCTGCGTACCCCAGTCGGCCTTGGGCGCGGTGAGGCACTCACCGGTGGCCGGGTTGACCAGCTGGCCCGCCGCCGATGCCTTCCAGATCTGGTCGGTCCCACCGTCGCAGGTGCCGATCACGATCAGCTTCCCGGCGTCCGAGGAGCCGCCGCGGGCACTGAGGCACTTGCCGTTGTCCCGGTCGTAGAACGAGATGGTGCCGTCGGTGGCGGCCATCCACTTCTGGTTGCACTCCCAGATCTGGATGCTGTTGCCGTCCGTGGTCCCGCTGCTGTTGCTGTCCGCGCAGAGACCCTGGAGGCCGGTCAGGTAGCCGATCCCGACGATGAGGTCCCACTGGAAGGTCGTCGCGACCGTGCCGGCGCTGTCGGTGGCGCTGATCCGCACCAGACCGCCCTGCGCGGAAGCCTTCACCGTTCCGGAGAGGACACCGGTGGCGGCGTTGATCGTGATCCCGGCCGGCAGGCCGGTGGCCCGGAAACTGACGGTGCCCGTCGCGCCCCGCGTCGTGATCGCCGGCAGGGTGACGTCCTGGCCGATCCCGCTGGTCTGGTGGCCCGGGTTGCCCAGGGTCAGGCCCGCCGTGCCACAACGGCTGTTCAGCAGCAGGTTCGGCGAACCGGTGCCGGGGTCGCCGAGGATGTCCGCATCGGCGCAGGCGCTGAGGGCGGCGCTCACCTGGGCCGGGGTGGCCGAGGGGTGCTGCGACAGGTACACGGCGGCGGCGCCGGCCACGATCGGCGAGGCCAGCGAGGTGCCGCTCGCCGAGGTGACCGCGGTGTCGCTGTCCCAGGCGGAGGTGGCGACGTCGGTGCCGGGGGCGAACAGGTCCACGCACTCGCCGTACTCGGAGAAGCCGGCCCGGTTGTCGTTCTGGTCGCTCGCGCCGACCGTGATCGCCTCCCGCACCCGCCCCGGGGAGCTGTTGCAGGCGTCGGCGTTGCTGTTCCCGGCCGCGATCACGTAGGTGATGCCGGCCTTGATCGACGCGCGGATGGCGTTGTCGAGCTCGTCCTGCGCACTGGTGCCCCAGGAGAGGTTGACGACGGTGGGCCGCGGGGCGTTCTTCGTGATCCAGTCGATGGCCTGCAGACCGCTCGTCATCGGGCCGGTGTTGCCGCAACCGAGCACCCGGATGGCGTGGATCTTCGCCTTCTTGGCCACCCCGTAGGTGGAGCCCGCCGCGGCACCGGCGACGGCGGTGCCGTGACCGGCGCAGTCGCCGGAGTCGGCCGGGGTCGGGCCGTCGGGCACGGCGCGGCCGCCGAACTCCTGGTGCGTGGTGCGGACGCCGGTGTCCAGCACGAAGATGTTCGCGCCGGAGCCGTCGTCGTCGGAGTCGTAGCTGCCGCTCAGCGGCAGGTCGGGCTGGTCGATCCGGTCGAGGTGCCAGGGCGCGGGGGACTGGGTCTGGGTCTCCAGACCCGCCATCACCACGTCCTGCGACACGCTCGCCACCTCCGGGGCCGCGGCCAGGGCCTTGGCGTCGGAGGTCTTCACCGCGAAACCGTGCAGGGCGGCGGTGTAGACGTAGGTGACCTCACCGTCGACCTGACCGGCCAGGCGATCGGCGGCCTTGCGGATCTGCCGGGGCGTGCGCAGCCCGGGCCGGTCGGCCAGACGCACCAGGTAGCTGCCCGGGATCGGGTCACCCGCCTTCTGCGCCGTCTTCTTCGAGGTCAGCAGGTCGGACCGGTCGGTCAGGTCGTCCCGGCCGACGATCGTGTCGTCGGCACCGGCTGTGGTGCCGGCGGGCGATGATGTCCCGGGCCAGGTCAGGTAGCCGGTGGTCACGGCGGCTGCGGCCGTCACGGCTCCGGCGGCCAGTACGGCGAGGCGTCGTCGCCCGGCGGTATTTCTCGTCAAGTCTGGTGTCCTCGGTGGAAGGTCAGGGTTCTCCGGCCAGCGCGAAAATGCCTGGGGTGCAGGACTATGCGTGGGGGAGGCCCACGGCGAAAGCCCGAAATCTACCATTGGCCCGATTGTTGGAACGACGATAACGGGGCAGAAGAGGTTCTCGTTTTGGGCAACAATTTGGATCCAAAGTTGTTTTGTTAGGATCCAGCTAGTCCCACCGGCCCCGCCCCGAGGAGTTCATGTGTCCCAGACGCTGCGCGCGGGTCTGCCCGCGCTGCCCCAGGTCAGCCCGTTCCTGCTGGCAGGGGAGTGGGTGGCGCAGGGGCGTGAGCTGTTCGACGTCACCGACCCCGCCACCGAGCAGATCCTGACCCAGGTCGCCCAGGCCACCGCCGAGGATGTCGATGCCGCCGTCGCCGCCGGCCGCCGCGCGCTGGTCGAGAGGTCCTGGACCGGTCTGGACCCGCTCGAGCGGGCCCGCGTGATGAACCGCATCGCCGACCTGATCGAGGCCCAGCTCGAAGACCTGGCGATCCTCGAGACCCGCGACAACGGCAAGCCGATCGAGCGCTCCCGGGCCGACACCGCCAACGCCGCGCGCACTTTCCGGCACTTCGCCGGGGCGCCGTCGCGCCTGGCGGGCAGCACGGTCCCGATCGGTGACGGGCATCACGTCTACACCACGTTGAATCCGGTCGGGGTCGCCGCGCTGATCCTGCCCTGGAACTTCCCGATCATGACCGGCTCGTTCAAGATCGCCCCCGCGCTCGCCGCGGGGTGCTCGATCGTGGTGAAGCCGGCCGAGCAGACGCCCCTCACGATGCTCCGGCTGGCCGCCATCATGAGCGAGGCCGGTGTGCCCGACGGGGTGGTCAGCGTGCTCACCGGTGACGGCCGGGTGGGGGCCGCGCTGACGGCCCACCCGGGGGTGGCGAAGGTGTCGTTCACCGGCAGCACCGAGATCGGCCGGATCGTGGGCCGGGCCGCCGCGGAGAGTTTCAAGCGGGTGACGCTCGAGCTGGGCGGCAAGAGCGCGAACATCGTCTTCGAGGACGCCGACCTGGACGCCGCCGTCACCACCGCCATGCGCGCGTCGTTCGGCCACTCCGGGCAGATGTGCACGGCGGGAAGCCGCCTGCTGGTGCAGAACTCGATCCTGGAGGAGATGACGTCGCGGCTCACCGCCGCCGTCGCGAAGGTGCCGATGGGTGACGGCCTGGCCGGTGGGGTCTCGGTCGGCCCGCTGGTCTCGGCCGAGCAGCGTGAGCAGGTGCTGGGCTACATCGAGAAGGGCCGCGCCGACGGCGCCCAGCTCGTCGCGGGCGGCGGAACCCCTTCCGGTCCGGGCTACTACGTCGAGCCCACGCTGTTCACCGGGGTCCGCAACGACATGGTGATCGCCCGGGAGGAGATCTTCGGCCCGGTTGTCGGGGTCATCGGGTTCGAGGACGAGGCCGAGGCGATCGCGATCGCCAACGACTCCAGCTACGGCCTGGCCGGAGGCATCTGGACCAACGACCTGCGCCGCGCCCACCGGGTCGCCGCCGCGATCGACGCCGGCACGATCTGGGTGAACACCTACAACATCTTCGACCCGGCCCTGGGTTTCGGCGGGGTGAAGGACTCCGGCATCGGTCGTGACCTCGGCGACGAGGCCCTCCTGGGCTTCACCGAGACGAAGGCCGTGGTCATCGCCCTGTAGAACGCCCTTTCCGTGATCATGCCAAGGGTCCCCAGAGTTCTAGAACTCTGGGGACCCTTGGCATGATCACGGAGGGTTTGGGGGGTCAACCCATCCACGTCTATCCAGATTGGATCCATTTCCTTTAGGATCGTATTCACTACGACGCACGCGGGGCACCGAGCCCGAGCCTCTGCTCGTTCCAAGAATGGATCCAAACATGTTAGTTTTGGATCCGAAGTCGACGTAGAGGCGGTTGGTGTGGAGAGCTCGCTCGAGGCGGGACCGTCCGTGCTGCAGGTGCGCGGCCCGGGCATCGACGTGGCCGCCGAGCGCGCCCGCACGCCGGGTGCGACGCTC is a genomic window of Kineosporia sp. NBRC 101731 containing:
- a CDS encoding ricin-type beta-trefoil lectin domain protein, with the protein product MTRNTAGRRRLAVLAAGAVTAAAAVTTGYLTWPGTSSPAGTTAGADDTIVGRDDLTDRSDLLTSKKTAQKAGDPIPGSYLVRLADRPGLRTPRQIRKAADRLAGQVDGEVTYVYTAALHGFAVKTSDAKALAAAPEVASVSQDVVMAGLETQTQSPAPWHLDRIDQPDLPLSGSYDSDDDGSGANIFVLDTGVRTTHQEFGGRAVPDGPTPADSGDCAGHGTAVAGAAAGSTYGVAKKAKIHAIRVLGCGNTGPMTSGLQAIDWITKNAPRPTVVNLSWGTSAQDELDNAIRASIKAGITYVIAAGNSNADACNSSPGRVREAITVGASDQNDNRAGFSEYGECVDLFAPGTDVATSAWDSDTAVTSASGTSLASPIVAGAAAVYLSQHPSATPAQVSAALSACADADILGDPGTGSPNLLLNSRCGTAGLTLGNPGHQTSGIGQDVTLPAITTRGATGTVSFRATGLPAGITINAATGVLSGTVKASAQGGLVRISATDSAGTVATTFQWDLIVGIGYLTGLQGLCADSNSSGTTDGNSIQIWECNQKWMAATDGTISFYDRDNGKCLSARGGSSDAGKLIVIGTCDGGTDQIWKASAAGQLVNPATGECLTAPKADWGTQLTRAACTDAAGQQWKLPTGIPDSVTLTAPGDQVTIVGRAASLRVRATSTSTSTTFTYAATGLPKGLVINRTSGLITGTPDTHQATATVNVTATGSTGVTATKAFSWKVTDGLISGPSGWCADDYYGKTDAGNPIVVWRCDAQSNTQLWTVGDDGTLEVKGVCMTADGTKIVVGECATAASWTQKGTALVEKASGLCLTAPALDYEKQFSLATCDGGTLQQWKLPTTKDATPSPSPTVTPTAGPTASPTPDPTPTSTPTPTTPVPTASPVVSGSIPHPSGSWCVDNRSGAIGLWDCNQTPAQTFTVLKSGRLAQSDLCVTPTLSNTRVGMVACSDADTSQVWQQAADGTVLNPSSGLCLTATGFGYTSPFTLLKCSGSSEQLWALPTA
- a CDS encoding aldehyde dehydrogenase family protein encodes the protein MSQTLRAGLPALPQVSPFLLAGEWVAQGRELFDVTDPATEQILTQVAQATAEDVDAAVAAGRRALVERSWTGLDPLERARVMNRIADLIEAQLEDLAILETRDNGKPIERSRADTANAARTFRHFAGAPSRLAGSTVPIGDGHHVYTTLNPVGVAALILPWNFPIMTGSFKIAPALAAGCSIVVKPAEQTPLTMLRLAAIMSEAGVPDGVVSVLTGDGRVGAALTAHPGVAKVSFTGSTEIGRIVGRAAAESFKRVTLELGGKSANIVFEDADLDAAVTTAMRASFGHSGQMCTAGSRLLVQNSILEEMTSRLTAAVAKVPMGDGLAGGVSVGPLVSAEQREQVLGYIEKGRADGAQLVAGGGTPSGPGYYVEPTLFTGVRNDMVIAREEIFGPVVGVIGFEDEAEAIAIANDSSYGLAGGIWTNDLRRAHRVAAAIDAGTIWVNTYNIFDPALGFGGVKDSGIGRDLGDEALLGFTETKAVVIAL